A window of the Haloarcula litorea genome harbors these coding sequences:
- a CDS encoding RtcB family protein produces MPIELAGEHTTARVMVDDESLVEQGCLDQIQRLVDHPAFTEPVRVMPDAHWGAGAPIGFTMPLADRIVPNIVGVDVGCGMAATNLGDDLPLDGPERERRVREAVPMGRSVHDYDDAPHLVEEFPFDRANRVFESFDDAFAERFGERIDPVEFDFDGYDGDYFEGLCDRVLAAQRQGMGYVIRSAGTLGGGNHFVEFARARESGDYWLVVHSGSRYLGKSVAEYWQSTATDRRTIGRLREEIPEAYADYLKFDPETVESRDLYEWVTGGKGESHIEKERLRRELDGGEIEEAFDALGRLQRAVHDDDGDRDDELDWLEGREAHGYYVDMLFAQQYARWNRTLMSDAVCDALGVEPVDRFQSVHNYIDFRDLTIRKGATPAREGQRLVVPFNMAEGSVIARGKGNEEYHRTAPHGAGRVMSRRAAHDTVDMDEFADAMAGVYSESVVEAVRDEAPMAYKDAERIVDALAPTAEVVDWLDPVHNLKSTD; encoded by the coding sequence ATGCCGATCGAACTGGCCGGCGAACACACCACGGCGCGCGTGATGGTCGACGACGAGTCGCTCGTCGAACAGGGCTGTCTCGACCAGATCCAGCGGCTCGTCGACCACCCGGCGTTCACCGAACCCGTCCGGGTGATGCCCGACGCACACTGGGGGGCCGGCGCGCCCATCGGCTTCACGATGCCGCTGGCCGACCGGATCGTCCCAAACATCGTCGGCGTCGACGTGGGGTGTGGGATGGCGGCGACGAACCTCGGGGACGACCTGCCCCTGGACGGCCCCGAGCGCGAGCGCCGCGTCCGCGAGGCCGTCCCGATGGGCCGGTCCGTCCACGACTACGACGACGCCCCCCATCTGGTCGAGGAGTTCCCGTTCGACCGCGCGAACCGGGTCTTCGAGTCGTTCGACGACGCCTTCGCCGAGCGGTTCGGCGAGCGCATCGATCCCGTCGAGTTCGACTTCGACGGCTACGACGGCGACTACTTCGAGGGGCTGTGTGACCGCGTGCTGGCCGCCCAGCGCCAGGGGATGGGCTACGTCATCCGCAGCGCCGGCACGCTCGGGGGCGGCAACCACTTCGTCGAGTTCGCCCGCGCCCGCGAGAGCGGCGACTACTGGCTCGTCGTCCACAGCGGCTCCCGGTACCTGGGCAAGTCCGTCGCCGAGTACTGGCAGTCGACGGCCACCGACCGCCGGACGATCGGGCGGCTCCGCGAGGAGATCCCCGAGGCGTACGCCGACTACCTGAAGTTCGACCCCGAGACCGTCGAGTCCCGGGACCTCTACGAGTGGGTCACCGGCGGCAAGGGCGAGTCCCACATCGAGAAGGAGCGGCTCCGCCGCGAACTCGACGGCGGTGAGATCGAAGAGGCGTTCGACGCTCTCGGCCGGCTCCAGCGGGCGGTCCACGACGACGACGGCGACCGCGACGACGAACTCGACTGGCTCGAGGGGCGCGAGGCCCACGGCTACTACGTCGACATGCTGTTCGCCCAGCAGTACGCCCGGTGGAACCGGACGCTGATGAGCGACGCCGTCTGCGATGCGCTGGGCGTCGAGCCCGTCGACCGCTTCCAGAGCGTCCACAACTACATCGACTTCCGGGACCTCACGATCCGGAAGGGCGCGACGCCGGCCCGCGAGGGCCAGCGACTGGTCGTACCGTTCAACATGGCCGAGGGCTCCGTGATCGCACGCGGGAAGGGGAACGAGGAGTACCACCGGACCGCACCCCACGGGGCGGGCCGGGTGATGAGCCGGCGGGCGGCCCACGACACGGTCGATATGGACGAGTTCGCCGACGCGATGGCCGGCGTCTACTCCGAGTCGGTCGTCGAGGCTGTCCGGGACGAGGCACCGATGGCCTACAAGGACGCCGAGCGCATCGTCGACGCGCTGGCCCCCACCGCCGAGGTGGTGGACTGGCTGGACCCGGTCCACAACCTCAAATCCACGGATTAG
- a CDS encoding DoxX family protein: MSYQATNPLADDFEFELGGTTTAYWIGLLRVITGWWFFHAGVTKIIESGLNFGYGPAYMQQMTGTALGPIPVWMGNNLAWLIKPGVPLFETLIGLALMVGVLTRLAAVGGTVFMTLFWVGNAGFGHGLVNSDLMGLLLFVTVLVLGAGRYYGLDAIIEKTEFVRQRPRLRYLLG; this comes from the coding sequence ATGTCCTACCAAGCCACCAACCCGCTGGCCGACGACTTCGAGTTCGAGCTCGGCGGGACGACGACGGCGTACTGGATCGGCCTCCTGCGTGTGATCACCGGCTGGTGGTTCTTCCACGCCGGCGTCACGAAGATCATCGAGAGCGGGCTGAACTTCGGGTACGGGCCGGCCTACATGCAGCAGATGACCGGCACCGCGCTGGGGCCGATCCCGGTCTGGATGGGCAACAACCTCGCGTGGCTCATCAAGCCCGGCGTCCCGCTGTTCGAGACGCTCATCGGCCTGGCGCTGATGGTCGGCGTGCTGACTCGGCTGGCCGCCGTGGGCGGGACGGTCTTTATGACCCTGTTCTGGGTCGGGAACGCCGGCTTCGGCCACGGCCTCGTCAACAGCGACCTGATGGGGCTGCTGCTGTTCGTGACGGTGCTGGTGCTGGGCGCAGGGCGGTACTACGGACTGGACGCGATCATCGAGAAGACGGAGTTCGTCCGGCAGCGGCCGCGGCTCCGCTACCTGCTCGGCTAA
- a CDS encoding redoxin domain-containing protein encodes MLDEGAPAPDFDLEGTDGDAVGAYRLSAAASRAPVLVAFYTEDGGAACRTYLEALRDTDWGALTDGIAVFGVAPGTMDDHRRFAADLDLPFPLLVDHAGVDGQFGVQRPDGTTRRTAFLVDGRCRVRCSWADDPDRDPATRPDLSAVHDAVARR; translated from the coding sequence ATGCTCGACGAGGGCGCACCCGCGCCGGACTTCGACCTCGAGGGGACCGACGGCGACGCCGTCGGCGCGTATCGCCTCTCCGCGGCCGCGTCGCGCGCTCCGGTTCTGGTGGCGTTCTACACTGAAGACGGCGGCGCGGCCTGCCGGACGTACCTGGAAGCACTCCGGGACACGGACTGGGGGGCGCTCACGGACGGCATCGCCGTCTTCGGCGTCGCGCCGGGCACGATGGACGATCACCGGCGGTTCGCCGCCGACCTCGACCTGCCCTTCCCGCTGCTGGTCGACCACGCGGGCGTCGACGGGCAGTTCGGCGTCCAGCGACCGGACGGGACCACGCGTCGGACGGCGTTCCTCGTCGACGGCCGGTGTCGCGTGCGGTGCTCGTGGGCCGACGACCCCGACCGGGACCCGGCGACGCGGCCGGACCTCTCGGCCGTCCACGACGCCGTGGCGCGGCGCTGA
- a CDS encoding GNAT family N-acetyltransferase, with protein sequence MPGPAFLHGETVALHTIEAEDVPFLHETVNDPAVRDGLSIGRPLSEQAEREWVESVGERDSDEVHLLICVDGDPVGTVGLNGVAATNGHAELGYYLAEDAWGNGYATDAARTLVDHAFGELRLHRVYAKAFEDNEGSQRVLAKVGFEREGTLRDHWYRRGSHEDVHVYGLLADEWDGR encoded by the coding sequence ATGCCTGGCCCCGCCTTCCTCCACGGCGAGACGGTCGCGTTGCACACCATCGAAGCGGAGGACGTGCCCTTCCTCCACGAGACGGTCAACGACCCGGCGGTCCGGGACGGCCTGTCCATCGGCCGCCCGCTGAGCGAACAGGCCGAGCGGGAGTGGGTCGAGTCCGTCGGCGAGCGCGACAGCGACGAGGTCCACCTGCTGATCTGCGTCGACGGCGACCCGGTCGGGACCGTCGGCCTGAACGGCGTCGCCGCGACCAACGGCCACGCCGAGCTCGGCTACTACCTCGCCGAGGACGCGTGGGGCAACGGCTACGCCACCGACGCGGCCCGAACCCTCGTCGACCACGCGTTCGGCGAACTCCGCCTCCACCGGGTGTACGCGAAGGCGTTCGAGGACAACGAGGGTTCACAGCGCGTGCTGGCGAAGGTCGGCTTCGAGCGGGAGGGGACGCTGCGGGACCACTGGTACCGCCGCGGCTCCCACGAGGACGTCCACGTCTACGGCCTGCTGGCCGACGAGTGGGACGGCCGATAG
- a CDS encoding GNAT family N-acetyltransferase: protein MPDPAFLEGDSVALHPMTDEDVGLAVRLRNDPRVRTGVGGSEPTTPADVEARRESRDDPAFVIRVDGEPVGNCVLHEDDHPWGYGEVGYAVLPDHWGNGYATDAVDCLARYAFTERRLHKLGADVYASNPASARVLEKVGFRREGRRRAHAFVDGEHVDLLSFGLLAEEWRSE from the coding sequence ATGCCAGACCCCGCCTTCCTCGAAGGCGACAGCGTCGCGCTCCACCCGATGACCGACGAGGACGTCGGCCTCGCGGTGCGACTCCGCAACGATCCGCGGGTCCGCACCGGCGTCGGCGGGAGCGAACCGACGACGCCCGCCGACGTCGAGGCGCGACGCGAGTCCCGCGACGACCCCGCGTTCGTGATCCGGGTCGACGGCGAGCCCGTCGGCAACTGCGTCCTCCACGAGGACGACCACCCCTGGGGCTACGGCGAGGTCGGCTACGCCGTCCTCCCGGACCACTGGGGCAACGGCTACGCCACCGACGCCGTCGACTGCCTCGCCCGCTACGCGTTCACCGAGCGCCGCCTGCACAAACTCGGAGCCGACGTCTACGCGAGCAACCCCGCGTCGGCCCGGGTGCTGGAGAAGGTCGGCTTCCGGCGGGAGGGGCGGCGACGCGCCCACGCCTTCGTCGACGGCGAGCACGTCGACCTGCTGTCGTTCGGCCTGCTGGCCGAGGAGTGGCGCAGTGAGTGA
- the nth gene encoding endonuclease III produces the protein MGTPLEPRQAQAEAVVDRLREEYPDSTISLNYANRLELLVAVVLSAQCTDDRVNEVTADLFETYETAEDYAAASEEQLAEDIYGITFHNNKGGYLKGIGEQLVAEHDGEVPDTMAALTDLPGVGRKTANVVLQHGHDIVEGIVVDTHVQRLSRRLGLTAEERPEAIEDDLVDVVPESEWQGFTHLLIDHGRAVCGARSADCADCVLADICPSERGDSDVDLATGERWS, from the coding sequence ATGGGCACGCCGCTGGAGCCACGCCAGGCACAGGCCGAGGCGGTCGTCGACCGCCTCCGCGAGGAGTACCCCGACTCGACCATCTCGCTGAACTACGCGAACCGGTTGGAGTTGCTGGTCGCCGTCGTCCTCTCGGCGCAGTGTACCGACGATCGGGTCAACGAGGTCACGGCGGACCTCTTCGAGACGTACGAGACGGCAGAGGACTACGCCGCGGCCAGCGAGGAGCAGCTGGCCGAGGACATCTACGGCATCACGTTCCACAACAACAAGGGCGGCTACCTGAAGGGGATCGGCGAGCAGCTCGTCGCGGAACACGACGGCGAGGTGCCCGACACGATGGCGGCGCTGACGGACCTCCCCGGCGTCGGGCGGAAGACGGCCAACGTCGTCCTCCAGCACGGCCACGACATCGTCGAGGGCATCGTCGTCGACACGCACGTCCAGCGGCTCTCGCGCCGGCTCGGTCTGACCGCGGAAGAGCGCCCCGAGGCCATCGAGGACGACCTCGTCGACGTGGTCCCCGAGAGCGAGTGGCAGGGGTTCACTCACCTGCTCATCGACCACGGGCGGGCCGTCTGTGGCGCGCGCTCGGCCGACTGCGCCGACTGTGTCCTGGCCGACATCTGTCCGTCCGAGCGGGGCGACAGCGACGTCGACCTCGCGACCGGCGAGCGGTGGAGCTGA
- a CDS encoding universal stress protein: MYESVLFPTDGSPGSETAMEHVADLASLCDATVHVLYVADRENEPSHLVMRDDDTGFSGMVKPDEIERQSGMTETGDDVMGRAEAAGEQLVDGVAEWLAERGLDAVTSVRRGTPYRAIVDYAADNGIDLVVMPTHGRRGVDRFLLGSVTEKVVRTADAPVLTVRLDDEEAASDETATEG, translated from the coding sequence ATGTACGAGAGCGTCCTCTTTCCGACGGACGGGAGCCCGGGCTCTGAGACGGCGATGGAGCACGTCGCCGACCTCGCGTCGCTGTGCGACGCGACGGTCCACGTCCTCTACGTGGCCGACAGGGAGAACGAGCCGTCCCACCTGGTGATGCGCGACGACGACACCGGCTTCTCGGGGATGGTCAAGCCCGACGAGATCGAGCGCCAGTCGGGGATGACCGAGACCGGCGACGACGTGATGGGACGGGCCGAGGCCGCCGGCGAACAGCTCGTCGACGGCGTCGCGGAGTGGCTCGCCGAGCGCGGCCTCGACGCGGTGACGTCGGTCCGGCGGGGAACCCCCTACCGCGCCATCGTCGACTACGCGGCGGACAACGGGATCGACCTCGTCGTGATGCCGACCCACGGCCGGCGGGGAGTGGACCGCTTCCTGCTTGGGAGCGTCACCGAGAAGGTGGTCCGCACGGCCGACGCGCCGGTGTTGACCGTGCGACTGGACGACGAGGAGGCAGCGAGCGACGAGACGGCGACTGAAGGGTAG